The DNA window GCAAGCGATGCATAACTGCAAGACAGGAAAGGCAAACATCAGGATACACAAGAAAGAAGTTATGTGAAACCATGTTACGAGTACTGGCATAAAAGATAGACAATCCCAAATGGCAAAGAAAACAGCATTaaaatatcaaaaaaaatatttgaaaAAGATGAAAATGTTTGCTAAAGAAATGAAAAATATGAAAAACACTATCCATTGTTTTTCAAATGTGTTAACATATTTTGAACTCGAAATATTCAGTTGAAGCTAAAGATGATTAAGACATCAGAGATGGAATTAAAAAAACGGGGGAAGAATCTTAATAGAAAAAATTGACATATTTGAAGTTTGCAGGGTACTGTCTCTACACACATGCAACAGATTCCAAAAGTTGCTCTCCAATCTGGCGAACTAGATCGATTGGGAATGGGCGATAGCCAGTTTTCCGTAGAAAATCATATAAGCTTGGGCCAAGCTTCTCGCAGACCTGTCCATTCACCGAAATTTATTGATTGATTTGACCCCAATGTCTACTTGACAGGTTGGGGAAAATTCTATAAATCAACCATATACTTACAATACAAATATGGCTACGATAGTCAAACCAGTTCCGTATTTGAACACAACTGCAAAAACACTCGTAAGCATGTGACCTTCCTCCATTACAGTAGCAACATAGTAGTTTTTAAGAAAgctcataatttaattctaggaAGTTATTTCTTTGGTTTCATTTTGGGGACAAGTAAAGTAGGACTTACTGTTTGCCTGCTGCATCATTTCTTGCAAGCTTCTGCAGGACATCAATCTCTATCATTGCTGCATCGCTGTACTTCTTTACAGAACGAACAATTTTAATAGCCACCATCTCTTTTCTTTCTCGGTCCCAACACTCTAGTACCTGACCAAAAGTACctaaacaacaaaaagataTCAAATATTACAGGAAGTTTTGCTCAATTCCATCATAGAAATAGTTTCAGTGGACACCATCCTTCAGAGAAAATAATATACCACCTTTAGATTCACAATTTCATAAACTAAAATTAAACAGTTCACATTTTACAATATGAATACATGATAAAAAAGAAATACTAACCTTCACCCATTTTTCTGTATATCTTGTCTGCAAATAGGAAAAAATAACATATTAGAGCAGTGCCATTTCTATGAGTGCAACATGTTCAGAGCATTTAGGAATAAGAAAACAGATTGCCGACAATGCACCAAGAAGAAAGGAGCTTATCAAGATAAAACATAACAGTAATATAACTGGGTTTAGCTACAAAGTAAGTCAACACGGACGGCCTTGAAAACCTTGAACCACTATAGATTAGAAAGGCAAACTGAAATAGGAACATTCAAGTaagaaaatattttttaaatacCCTTTGCTGAATGAATTAGTTGTTTAAAAAAATGATCTCAAGGGTATGACAGCAAATAGATCAACCATGTTAGCTTTGAGGTATGTTGAAAGATAAATAAAAGGTTTAAACTGTGATGTCCTTTCCAAAGAAAAAAAAGTGCTAACACAAGGAATCCAAAAAAATTTTCAAAGGAAATCGAAAAGGGAAATCCAAGAAGGATAAACATCACATATCACAGAGATATTAATCCAATAATGATAGTCAAGTGTAATTACAGCGAGAGGTCAAATTCTCTCCAACAGCAAATATGTAATGGCCATCTTTATCATCTTCTCTCCAAGGAGGGGAAGCATTTCGAGCCACACCCTTCGGGAGCAGAGACGAACAAGTATGGTTGGAAGGATTTGCTGACAATAGCAGTCTGGCCACATCACCAACTTCTTGCCCACAAAATGTTCCTATCTGAGCCTACACACATCCATCCATTCATTTTGTTCATGCAAGAGAAAAATATAAACAAATACTTCCCCATGTGATGGTAACAGCGATAAGTGAGCCAAATAAGAAAAAGGAGATATAGTGGAGAATGGCACAAGGAACACAGGCGTGGTACATGACAGATTGTAAGTAAGAACATGAAAGCATGTATTGTAAGTTCTTCCGTTCATTCCATCCATACTTAAGCACACAGCAAAAATGAAACTTGGCAAGCTACAAATTAGTTGTCCTAACATGCAAACTTTCATAGATCACTATCCAGAAATGCTATCAGTGGGTGCTTCTTTGGTTAATTGAATTCAGTTAGATCATAATCATGCAGATCCAGCATAATAATAATTGCAACAGAATGCTTTGGATGAATTATCTCAAACCATGTTCCTATTTCACGATTTCAGGGAGCAAGCCTATATAATTTATGCCACTAGTCCCGTCCACGAATTAAAGCAGAACATAAAGTGCATCGACCCCAATTTTCTGGTATTTAAAACAAACTATGTGCAAGCTCTAGGGTGCGTTctcaaaaaaagaaagaaagaaaagcatGCAGGCTCTAGGTCAAACCTGAAACAAAAGCCTGATACTAGTCAATCAGGGTTAAAAAAAATTACAGCGCTGTCCAGAACCTTAACATGCTAAATTCTGCAGATCTGGGCTCTAAATACAGCACCAAGACCTAGATCTTGAGGATCCATTTATCCACAAATCATAACAAGGTGATGACATAGCTAACGAAACAGATGATCGATCCATGCGAAATCGCCTCCCGGAGAGGCGAGGTCATATTTAGGAAAAACGTATTCTGAATTGGAGAGCAGGGGAATCGGTAAGGGGCATTTACCTCGGCAGCCGGAGCCACGTCCCAGCCAAGCCTTGCACGCTTgcgggggcggccggtggcCAGATCGGCCGCGGCAGCAGCGCACTTCGTCGCCATCTCTGTTGCTTGTGGTGCTCCGATTAGCGCGTCTTCCCGAGTCGGGGAGGGAGGAATTGGGGAATTTTTTCGGAGGAATCGGGGAATTGGGGAATTGCGACGAGGAGGTCGCGGAGGCAAGGAAAACGCGCGAAGGGGAAAGTGGTGTGGCGCCAGTTATATGCGGGGATCGGGTGCGGTAGGGAGGTAGCGTACGCCTTCTGGT is part of the Panicum hallii strain FIL2 chromosome 2, PHallii_v3.1, whole genome shotgun sequence genome and encodes:
- the LOC112883340 gene encoding serine/threonine-protein kinase AFC2-like isoform X1, which translates into the protein MATKCAAAAADLATGRPRKRARLGWDVAPAAEAQIGTFCGQEVGDVARLLLSANPSNHTCSSLLPKGVARNASPPWREDDKDGHYIFAVGENLTSRYKIYRKMGEGTFGQVLECWDRERKEMVAIKIVRSVKKYSDAAMIEIDVLQKLARNDAAGKHCVQIRNWFDYRSHICIVCEKLGPSLYDFLRKTGYRPFPIDLVRQIGEQLLESVAFMHRLQLIHTDLKPENILLVSSDYVKLPDPKDDGSFSRKLPKSSAIKLIDFGSTAYHHQDRSYIVSTRHYRAPEVILGHGWSYPCDIWSVGCILVELCSGETLFQTHENLEHLAMMERVLGPLPWHMLERADQHSEKYVRRGRLNWPEGATRESIRAVLKLPRLQNLVMQHVDHSAGDFIDLLKRLLAYEPSARLTAEEALSHGFFHKTWQ